A region from the Streptomyces lydicus genome encodes:
- the rpsE gene encoding 30S ribosomal protein S5 — MAGPQRRGSGAGGGERRDRKGRDGGAAAEKTAYVERVVAINRVAKVVKGGRRFSFTALVVVGDGDGTVGVGYGKAKEVPAAIAKGVEEAKKNFFKVPRIQGTIPHPIQGEKAAGVVLLKPASPGTGVIAGGPVRAVLECAGIHDVLSKSLGSSNPINIVHATVEALSGLQRPEEIAARRGLPLEDVAPAALLRARAGVTA, encoded by the coding sequence ATGGCTGGACCCCAGCGCCGCGGGAGCGGTGCCGGTGGCGGCGAGCGGCGGGACCGGAAGGGTCGCGACGGTGGCGCTGCCGCCGAGAAGACCGCATACGTTGAGCGCGTTGTCGCGATCAACCGTGTCGCCAAGGTTGTCAAGGGTGGCCGTCGCTTCAGCTTCACCGCGCTGGTCGTGGTGGGCGACGGTGACGGCACCGTAGGTGTCGGTTACGGCAAGGCCAAGGAAGTTCCGGCTGCCATCGCCAAGGGCGTGGAAGAGGCCAAGAAGAACTTCTTCAAGGTCCCCCGTATCCAGGGCACCATCCCTCACCCCATCCAGGGCGAGAAGGCTGCGGGCGTCGTCCTGCTCAAGCCGGCTTCCCCCGGTACCGGTGTGATCGCCGGTGGCCCCGTGCGTGCCGTTCTGGAGTGCGCGGGCATCCACGACGTGCTGAGCAAGTCGCTCGGTTCGTCGAACCCGATCAACATCGTGCACGCCACGGTGGAGGCTCTCTCGGGGCTGCAGCGTCCCGAGGAGATCGCCGCCCGTCGTGGCCTGCCGCTGGAGGACGTTGCTCCCGCCGCTCTGCTGCGGGCGCGTGCCGGGGTGACCGCGTAA
- the rpmD gene encoding 50S ribosomal protein L30, protein MAHLKITQTKSFIGSKQNHRDTLRSLGLKRLNDVVVKEDRPEFRGMVHTVRHLVTVEEVD, encoded by the coding sequence ATGGCGCACCTCAAGATCACGCAGACGAAGTCCTTCATCGGTAGCAAGCAGAACCACCGCGACACCCTCCGTTCGCTGGGCCTCAAGCGGCTCAACGACGTGGTTGTCAAGGAGGACCGTCCCGAGTTCCGCGGCATGGTGCACACCGTCCGCCACCTCGTGACGGTTGAGGAGGTCGACTGA
- the rplO gene encoding 50S ribosomal protein L15, whose product MAENNPLKVHNLRPAPGAKTAKTRVGRGEASKGKTAGRGTKGTKARYQVPERFEGGQMPLHMRLPKLKGFKNPAHKQFQVVNLDKLAALYPQGGEVTVTDLVAKGAVRKNELVKVLGTGEISVALQVTVDSVSGSAKEKIAAAGGTVTELI is encoded by the coding sequence ATGGCGGAGAACAACCCGCTGAAGGTCCACAACCTCCGGCCCGCCCCGGGTGCCAAGACCGCCAAGACCCGTGTCGGTCGTGGTGAGGCGTCCAAGGGTAAGACCGCTGGTCGTGGTACCAAGGGCACGAAGGCCCGTTACCAGGTTCCGGAGCGCTTCGAGGGCGGGCAGATGCCCCTCCACATGCGCCTCCCGAAGCTGAAGGGCTTCAAGAACCCCGCCCACAAGCAGTTCCAGGTCGTGAACCTGGACAAGCTGGCCGCGCTCTACCCGCAGGGTGGCGAGGTCACGGTGACCGACCTGGTTGCCAAGGGCGCGGTGCGCAAGAACGAGCTCGTCAAGGTGCTCGGCACCGGCGAGATCTCCGTGGCGCTGCAGGTGACGGTTGACTCCGTTTCCGGCTCCGCCAAGGAGAAGATCGCCGCTGCCGGCGGCACCGTCACCGAACTCATCTGA
- the secY gene encoding preprotein translocase subunit SecY, protein MLTAFARAFKTPDLRKKLLFTLGIIVLYRIGAHVPVPGVNYANVETCMKQAGGSSGLFALVNMFSGGALLQITIFALGIMPYITASIILQLLTVVIPRLEALKKEGQSGQAKITQYTRYLTVALAILQGTGLVATARSGALFQSCPVASEIVPSDSIFTTITMVITMTAGTGLIMWLGELVTDRGIGNGMSILMFISIAAGFPGALWQIKLTGKLADGWIEFFAVIAVGLAMVALVVFVEQAQRRIPVQYAKRMIGRRSYGGTSTYIPLKVNQAGVIPVIFASSLLYIPALIAQFSGSKAAWATWIATNFTKGNHPVYIVTYFLLIVFFAFFYVAISFNPEEVADNMKKYGGFIPGIRAGRPTAEYLSYVLNRITWPGSLYLGLIALVPTVALVLFNANQNFPFGGTSILIIVGVGLETVKQIESQLQQRNYEGFLR, encoded by the coding sequence GTGCTCACCGCGTTCGCCCGAGCGTTCAAGACGCCCGACCTGCGCAAGAAGCTGCTGTTCACACTGGGCATCATCGTGCTCTACCGGATCGGCGCACACGTCCCGGTCCCCGGGGTCAACTATGCGAACGTCGAGACCTGCATGAAGCAGGCCGGCGGGAGCAGCGGGTTGTTCGCCCTGGTGAACATGTTCAGCGGTGGTGCGCTGCTGCAGATCACGATCTTCGCGCTGGGGATCATGCCGTACATCACGGCGAGCATCATCCTCCAGCTGCTGACCGTGGTGATCCCGCGGCTGGAAGCCCTCAAGAAAGAGGGCCAGTCCGGGCAGGCGAAGATCACCCAGTACACCCGCTACCTGACCGTGGCGCTCGCCATCCTGCAGGGCACCGGCCTGGTGGCCACCGCCCGCAGCGGTGCGCTCTTCCAGAGCTGCCCGGTCGCCAGCGAGATCGTCCCCAGCGACTCGATCTTCACCACCATCACCATGGTCATCACGATGACCGCCGGCACCGGCCTGATCATGTGGCTCGGTGAGCTCGTCACCGACCGCGGTATCGGCAACGGCATGTCGATCCTGATGTTCATCTCCATCGCGGCCGGCTTCCCGGGCGCGCTGTGGCAGATCAAGCTCACCGGCAAGCTGGCCGACGGCTGGATCGAGTTCTTCGCGGTGATCGCGGTGGGCCTGGCCATGGTCGCCCTGGTGGTCTTCGTCGAGCAGGCCCAGCGGCGCATTCCGGTGCAGTACGCGAAGCGGATGATCGGCCGCCGGTCCTATGGCGGAACGTCCACTTACATCCCGCTCAAGGTGAACCAGGCGGGTGTGATTCCCGTCATCTTCGCGTCATCGCTGCTCTACATTCCAGCCCTCATCGCACAGTTCAGCGGGTCGAAGGCGGCATGGGCGACGTGGATCGCCACCAACTTCACCAAGGGAAATCACCCGGTTTACATCGTTACGTACTTCCTGCTGATCGTGTTCTTCGCCTTCTTCTACGTCGCCATCAGCTTCAACCCCGAAGAAGTTGCCGACAACATGAAGAAGTATGGTGGCTTCATCCCGGGTATCCGGGCTGGTCGCCCGACGGCCGAGTACCTCAGCTACGTGCTCAACCGGATCACGTGGCCGGGCTCGCTGTACCTGGGGCTGATCGCGCTCGTACCAACAGTGGCGTTGGTGCTTTTCAACGCGAACCAGAACTTCCCGTTCGGCGGGACGAGCATCCTGATCATCGTGGGTGTGGGTCTGGAGACCGTGAAGCAGATCGAGAGCCAGCTTCAGCAGCGCAACTACGAAGGGTTCCTCCGCTGA
- a CDS encoding adenylate kinase codes for MRIVLVGPPGAGKGTQAAYLAKNLEIPHISTGDLFRANISQGTPLGREAKSYMDAGNLVPDSVTIAMAEDRMEQPDAAGGFLLDGFPRNLGQAKALDEYLKDKNLTLDAVLDLEVPEDEVVKRIAGRRICRNDSSHVFHAEYNKPQAEGVCDVCGGELYQRDDDREETVRKRLEVYHTETEPIIDYYKDQDLVVTIPAMGKVDEVTRRSMAALPSRDA; via the coding sequence ATGCGAATCGTCCTCGTCGGACCCCCGGGGGCCGGCAAGGGTACGCAGGCTGCGTACCTTGCCAAGAACCTCGAGATCCCGCACATCTCCACGGGGGACCTGTTCCGCGCCAACATCAGCCAGGGCACGCCCCTCGGCCGTGAGGCGAAGTCGTACATGGACGCCGGCAACCTGGTGCCCGACTCGGTCACCATCGCGATGGCCGAGGACCGTATGGAGCAGCCCGACGCGGCCGGCGGTTTCCTCCTGGACGGCTTCCCGCGCAACCTTGGCCAGGCCAAGGCGCTGGACGAGTACCTCAAGGACAAGAACCTCACGCTGGACGCCGTCCTGGACCTGGAGGTCCCGGAGGACGAGGTCGTCAAGCGGATCGCCGGCCGGCGCATCTGCCGCAACGACTCCAGCCACGTCTTCCACGCGGAGTACAACAAGCCGCAGGCCGAGGGCGTCTGTGACGTCTGCGGCGGCGAGCTGTACCAGCGGGACGACGACCGCGAGGAGACCGTCCGCAAGCGGCTGGAGGTCTACCACACGGAGACCGAGCCGATCATCGACTACTACAAGGACCAGGACCTGGTCGTCACCATCCCCGCGATGGGGAAGGTCGACGAGGTCACCCGGCGCTCCATGGCGGCTCTGCCGTCGCGGGACGCGTAG
- the map gene encoding type I methionyl aminopeptidase has protein sequence MVEIKTPEQIAKMREAGLVVAAIHAATREAAVPGATTKDLDDAARKVLAEHGAKSNFLGYGGFPATICTSVNDVVVHGIPDTETVLQNGDIISIDCGAIIEGWHGDAAYTAFVGSGHSAELVELSRVTEESMWAGIAAVAKGNRLVDISKAIEGYIRRQPRPASGKYGIVEDYGGHGIGSQMHMDPHLLNYVDRKRGRGPKLVPGFCIAIEPMVNLGTAKTHVLDDDWTVKSNDGSWSSHWEHSVALTEDGPLVLTAPDGGKAKLAELGITAAPDPLA, from the coding sequence ATGGTGGAGATCAAGACCCCCGAGCAGATCGCGAAGATGCGCGAGGCGGGGCTGGTGGTCGCCGCCATTCACGCGGCGACCCGGGAGGCCGCGGTGCCCGGCGCCACGACCAAGGACCTGGACGACGCGGCACGCAAGGTGCTCGCCGAGCACGGAGCGAAGTCGAACTTCCTCGGCTACGGCGGCTTCCCCGCGACGATCTGCACCTCGGTCAACGATGTAGTGGTCCACGGCATCCCCGACACCGAGACGGTGCTGCAGAACGGCGACATCATCTCCATCGACTGCGGCGCGATCATCGAAGGCTGGCACGGCGACGCCGCGTACACCGCCTTCGTCGGCTCCGGCCACTCCGCGGAGCTGGTCGAGCTGAGCCGGGTCACCGAGGAGTCGATGTGGGCCGGCATCGCGGCGGTCGCCAAGGGCAACCGGCTGGTCGACATCTCCAAGGCGATCGAGGGCTACATCCGCCGCCAGCCGCGCCCCGCCAGCGGTAAGTACGGGATCGTCGAGGACTACGGCGGCCACGGCATCGGCTCGCAGATGCACATGGACCCGCACCTGCTGAACTACGTCGACCGCAAGCGCGGCCGCGGCCCCAAGCTGGTGCCCGGCTTCTGCATCGCCATCGAGCCGATGGTCAACCTCGGCACGGCCAAGACCCACGTCCTCGACGACGACTGGACGGTCAAGTCGAACGACGGCAGCTGGTCCTCGCACTGGGAGCACTCGGTCGCGCTGACCGAGGACGGCCCGCTGGTGCTGACCGCGCCGGACGGCGGCAAGGCCAAGCTCGCCGAGCTGGGGATCACCGCGGCGCCCGATCCTCTGGCCTGA
- the infA gene encoding translation initiation factor IF-1 yields the protein MAKKQGAIEIEGTVIESLPNAMFKVELQNGHKVLAHISGKMRMHYIRILPDDRVVVELSPYDLTRGRIVYRYK from the coding sequence GTGGCCAAGAAGCAAGGTGCCATCGAAATCGAGGGCACCGTGATCGAGTCCCTCCCGAACGCCATGTTCAAGGTGGAGCTCCAGAACGGTCACAAGGTCCTCGCGCACATCAGCGGAAAGATGCGGATGCACTACATCCGTATCCTCCCGGATGACCGGGTCGTCGTGGAGCTCTCTCCCTACGACCTGACGCGTGGCCGGATCGTCTACCGCTACAAGTAG
- the rpmJ gene encoding 50S ribosomal protein L36, whose product MKVKPSVKKICDKCKVIRRHGRVMVICDNLRHKQRQG is encoded by the coding sequence ATGAAGGTCAAGCCGAGCGTCAAGAAGATCTGCGACAAGTGCAAGGTGATCCGCCGCCACGGCCGGGTCATGGTCATCTGCGACAACCTGCGCCACAAGCAGCGCCAGGGCTGA
- the rpsM gene encoding 30S ribosomal protein S13 has translation MARLAGVDLPREKRVEVALTYVFGIGRTLSQQTLAATGVDPNTRVRDLAEEDLIKIREFVDNNLKTEGDLRREIQADIRRKVEIGCYQGLRHRRGLPVHGQRTSTNARTRKGPRRAIAGKKKPGKK, from the coding sequence ATGGCACGCCTCGCAGGCGTTGATCTCCCGCGCGAAAAGCGTGTGGAGGTCGCCCTCACCTACGTCTTCGGTATCGGGCGGACGCTGTCGCAGCAGACCCTCGCCGCCACCGGCGTGGACCCCAACACCCGTGTTCGCGATCTTGCCGAGGAAGACCTCATCAAGATCCGCGAGTTCGTGGACAACAACCTCAAGACCGAGGGTGACCTCCGTCGCGAGATCCAGGCCGACATCCGCCGCAAGGTCGAGATCGGCTGCTACCAGGGTCTGCGTCACCGTCGCGGTCTGCCGGTGCACGGTCAGCGCACCAGCACGAACGCCCGTACCCGCAAGGGTCCGCGTCGCGCGATCGCCGGCAAGAAGAAGCCGGGCAAGAAGTAG
- the rpsK gene encoding 30S ribosomal protein S11 yields the protein MPPKGRTAGAKKVRRKEKKNVAHGHAHIKSTFNNTIVSITDPTGNVISWASAGHVGFKGSRKSTPFAAQMAAESAARRAQEHGMRKVDVFVKGPGSGRETAIRSLQATGLEVGSIQDVTPTPHNGCRPPKRRRV from the coding sequence ATGCCTCCGAAGGGCCGTACGGCCGGCGCCAAGAAGGTGCGCCGCAAGGAGAAGAAGAACGTTGCCCACGGGCACGCTCACATCAAGAGCACGTTCAACAACACGATCGTTTCGATCACCGACCCCACGGGCAACGTGATCTCTTGGGCCTCTGCCGGCCACGTCGGCTTCAAGGGCTCGCGCAAGTCCACCCCCTTCGCCGCGCAGATGGCCGCCGAGTCGGCCGCCCGCCGCGCGCAGGAGCACGGCATGCGCAAGGTCGACGTCTTCGTCAAGGGTCCCGGCTCCGGCCGTGAGACCGCGATCCGCTCCCTCCAGGCCACCGGCCTCGAGGTGGGTTCGATCCAGGACGTCACCCCCACTCCGCACAACGGATGCCGCCCGCCCAAGCGCCGGCGCGTCTGA
- the rpsD gene encoding 30S ribosomal protein S4, whose translation MARYTGADCKRCRREKQKLFLKGSKCESAKCPIEIRPYPPGEHGRGRTKDSEYLLQLREKQKCSRIYGVLEKQFVNYYKEANQKTGKTGENLLRILETRLDNVVYRAGFAKSRDHARQLVRHGHITVNGRKTDIPSARVSVNDIVEVREGSRNLTPFEVAKAEAGEKTVPAWLEAIPSNLRILVHSMPERQVIDTQVQEQLIVELYSK comes from the coding sequence ATGGCGCGATACACCGGGGCCGACTGCAAGCGTTGCCGTCGGGAGAAGCAGAAGCTCTTCCTCAAGGGGAGCAAGTGCGAGAGCGCGAAGTGCCCGATCGAGATCCGTCCTTACCCCCCGGGTGAGCACGGTCGCGGGCGCACCAAGGACAGCGAGTACCTGCTCCAGCTTCGTGAGAAGCAGAAGTGCAGCCGTATTTACGGTGTCCTGGAGAAGCAGTTCGTGAACTACTACAAGGAAGCGAACCAGAAGACCGGCAAGACCGGTGAGAACCTTCTGCGCATCCTTGAGACCCGCCTCGACAACGTGGTCTACCGGGCCGGCTTTGCCAAGTCCCGCGACCACGCCCGTCAGCTGGTGCGTCACGGACACATCACGGTGAACGGCCGCAAGACCGACATTCCGTCGGCTCGTGTGTCCGTGAACGACATCGTCGAGGTCCGCGAGGGCTCTCGGAACCTGACCCCCTTCGAGGTGGCCAAGGCCGAGGCCGGCGAGAAGACGGTTCCGGCCTGGCTGGAAGCGATCCCCTCGAACCTGCGGATCCTCGTGCACAGCATGCCCGAGCGCCAGGTGATCGACACCCAGGTGCAGGAGCAGCTGATCGTGGAGCTCTACTCCAAGTAA
- a CDS encoding DNA-directed RNA polymerase subunit alpha has translation MLIAQRPSLTEEVVDEYRSRFVIEPLEPGFGYTLGNSLRRTLLSSIPGAAVTSIRIDGVLHEFTTVPGVKEDVTDLILNIKQLVVSSEHDEPVVMYLRKQGPGLVTAADIAPPAGVEVHNPDLVLATLNGKGKLEMELTVERGRGYVSAVQNKQVGQEIGRIPVDSIYSPVLKVTYKVEATRVEQRTDFDKLIVDVETKQAMRPRDAMASAGKTLVELFGLARELNIDAEGIDMGPSPTDAALAADLALPIEELELTVRSYNCLKREGIHSVGELVARSEADLLDIRNFGAKSIDEVKAKLAGMGLALKDSPPGFDPTAAADAFGADDDADAGFVETEQY, from the coding sequence ATGCTGATTGCTCAGCGTCCCTCGCTGACCGAAGAGGTCGTCGACGAATACCGCTCCCGGTTCGTGATCGAGCCGCTGGAGCCGGGCTTCGGCTACACCCTCGGCAACTCCCTGCGTCGGACCCTCCTGTCCTCGATCCCGGGTGCGGCGGTCACGTCCATCCGCATCGACGGTGTCCTGCACGAGTTCACCACCGTGCCGGGCGTCAAGGAGGACGTCACCGACCTGATCCTCAACATCAAGCAGCTGGTCGTCTCCTCGGAGCACGACGAGCCGGTCGTGATGTACCTGCGCAAGCAGGGCCCCGGCCTGGTCACCGCCGCGGACATCGCCCCGCCGGCCGGTGTCGAGGTGCACAACCCGGACCTGGTCCTCGCCACGCTCAACGGCAAGGGCAAGCTGGAGATGGAGCTGACCGTCGAGCGCGGTCGCGGCTACGTCTCCGCCGTCCAGAACAAGCAGGTGGGCCAGGAGATCGGCCGTATCCCGGTCGACTCCATCTACTCGCCGGTGCTCAAGGTCACGTACAAGGTCGAGGCGACCCGTGTCGAGCAGCGCACCGACTTCGACAAGCTGATCGTCGACGTCGAGACCAAGCAGGCCATGCGCCCGCGTGACGCCATGGCGTCCGCCGGTAAGACCCTGGTCGAGCTGTTCGGTCTGGCGCGCGAGCTCAACATCGACGCCGAAGGCATCGACATGGGCCCGTCCCCGACGGACGCCGCCCTGGCCGCCGACCTGGCGCTGCCGATCGAGGAGCTGGAGCTCACGGTCCGCTCGTACAACTGCCTCAAGCGTGAGGGCATCCACTCCGTGGGTGAGCTCGTGGCGCGCTCCGAGGCCGACCTGCTCGACATCCGCAACTTCGGTGCGAAGTCGATCGACGAGGTCAAGGCGAAGCTGGCCGGCATGGGCCTGGCCCTCAAGGACAGCCCGCCCGGATTCGACCCGACCGCCGCCGCCGACGCGTTTGGCGCGGACGACGACGCGGATGCGGGCTTCGTCGAGACCGAGCAGTACTGA
- the rplQ gene encoding 50S ribosomal protein L17 produces the protein MPKPAKGARLGGSAAHERLMLRNLATSLFEHGRITTTEAKARRLRPYAERLVTKAKKGDLHNRRQVMQLISDKSVVHTLFTEIAPRFENRPGGYTRITKIGNRRGDNAPMAVIELVEALTVAQQATGEAEAATKRAAKDAEAAEAAEATEESKDA, from the coding sequence ATGCCGAAGCCCGCCAAGGGTGCCCGTCTGGGCGGCAGCGCTGCGCACGAGCGCCTGATGCTGCGCAACCTGGCCACCTCGCTCTTCGAGCACGGCCGCATCACGACGACCGAGGCCAAGGCCCGTCGTCTGCGTCCGTACGCGGAGCGCCTGGTGACCAAGGCGAAGAAGGGCGACCTTCACAACCGCCGTCAGGTCATGCAGCTGATCTCGGACAAGAGCGTTGTGCACACGCTCTTCACGGAGATCGCCCCGCGGTTCGAGAACCGTCCGGGTGGCTACACCCGTATCACCAAGATCGGTAACCGCCGTGGCGACAACGCGCCCATGGCCGTCATCGAGCTGGTGGAGGCGCTGACCGTGGCCCAGCAGGCCACCGGTGAGGCCGAGGCCGCGACGAAGCGTGCGGCCAAGGACGCGGAGGCGGCCGAGGCTGCCGAGGCGACCGAGGAGTCGAAGGACGCCTGA
- the truA gene encoding tRNA pseudouridine(38-40) synthase TruA, producing the protein MSDEVEPGFVRVRMDLSYDGKDFSGWAKQAGGRRTVQGEIEDALRTVTRSGETYELTVAGRTDAGVHARGQVAHVDLPGAVWAEHQDKLLRRLAGRLPKDVRVWRLAEAPYGFNARFSAVWRRYAYRVTDHHGGVDPLLRGHVLWHDWELDVEAMNEASRPLLGEHDFAAYCKRREGATTIRTLQELSWSRGADGIITATVRADAFCHNMVRSLVGAMLFVGDGHRPVEWPGKVLAAGVRDSAVHVVRPHGLTLEEVGYPADELLMARNQEARNKRTLPGAGGGGGCC; encoded by the coding sequence GTGAGTGACGAAGTGGAGCCCGGGTTCGTCCGGGTGCGGATGGACCTTTCCTACGATGGAAAGGACTTCTCCGGGTGGGCGAAGCAGGCCGGTGGCCGGCGGACCGTGCAGGGGGAGATCGAGGACGCGCTGCGGACCGTGACCCGGTCCGGGGAGACGTACGAGCTCACCGTCGCCGGGCGGACGGATGCGGGGGTGCATGCGCGGGGGCAGGTGGCGCACGTGGACCTGCCCGGGGCGGTGTGGGCCGAGCATCAGGACAAGCTGCTGCGGCGGCTGGCCGGGCGGCTGCCCAAGGACGTGCGGGTGTGGCGGCTGGCCGAGGCGCCGTACGGGTTCAACGCGCGGTTCTCGGCGGTCTGGCGGCGGTATGCGTACCGGGTGACCGATCACCACGGGGGCGTGGATCCGCTGCTGCGCGGCCATGTGCTGTGGCACGACTGGGAGCTGGACGTCGAGGCGATGAACGAGGCCTCGCGGCCGCTGCTGGGGGAGCACGACTTCGCGGCGTACTGCAAGCGGCGGGAGGGCGCGACGACGATCCGTACGCTGCAGGAGCTGAGCTGGTCGCGCGGGGCGGACGGGATCATCACCGCGACCGTGCGGGCGGACGCCTTCTGCCACAACATGGTGCGGTCGCTGGTGGGGGCGATGCTGTTCGTCGGCGACGGGCACCGGCCGGTGGAGTGGCCCGGGAAGGTGCTGGCCGCCGGGGTGCGGGACTCCGCCGTCCATGTCGTGCGGCCGCACGGGCTGACGCTGGAGGAGGTCGGCTATCCGGCCGACGAGCTGCTGATGGCCCGCAACCAGGAGGCGCGGAACAAGCGGACGCTGCCCGGGGCCGGTGGCGGGGGCGGCTGCTGCTGA
- a CDS encoding ABC-F family ATP-binding cassette domain-containing protein: MGHLEAGHLEYYLPDGRVLLGDVSFRVGEGASVALVGANGAGKTTLLRLIAGELQPHGGAVTVSGGLGVMPQFVGSVRDERTVRDLLVSVAQPRIRAAAAAVDAAELAMMSAEGDDEAAQMAYAQALSDWAEARGYEAETAWDICTTAALGMPYEKAQWRQVRTLSGGEQKRLVLESLLRGTDEVLLLDEPDNYLDVPGKRWLEEQLRQTRKTVLFVSHDRELLARAAEKIVSVEPGPAGSDVWVHGGGFDTYHAARKERFARFEELRRRWDEKHAQLKKLVVSLRQAASVSHELASRYAAAQTRLKKFEEAGPPPEPPREQDITMRLRGGRTGVRAVTCEGLELTGLMKPFSLEIFYGERVAVLGSNGSGKSHFLRLLAGDEQNPVAHTGSWKLGARVVPGHFAQTHAHPELMGRTLLDILWTEHAKNKGQAMSALRRYELEQQAEQRFERLSGGQQARFQILLLELSGTTALLLDEPTDNLDLESAEALQEGLEAYEGTVVAVTHDRWFARSFDRFLVFGSDGLVRETAEPVWDERRVVRER, encoded by the coding sequence ATGGGACATCTTGAGGCCGGACATCTGGAGTACTACCTGCCGGACGGGAGGGTCCTGCTGGGAGACGTGTCCTTCCGAGTGGGGGAGGGCGCGTCGGTCGCCCTGGTGGGGGCCAACGGCGCCGGAAAGACGACGCTGCTGCGGCTGATCGCGGGGGAGCTCCAGCCGCACGGCGGGGCGGTGACGGTCAGCGGCGGGCTGGGCGTGATGCCGCAGTTCGTGGGCTCCGTACGGGACGAGCGCACGGTGCGCGACCTGCTGGTGTCCGTGGCGCAGCCGCGGATCAGGGCGGCGGCAGCGGCGGTGGACGCCGCCGAGCTGGCGATGATGAGCGCCGAGGGCGACGACGAGGCAGCGCAGATGGCCTACGCCCAGGCGCTCAGCGACTGGGCCGAGGCGCGCGGCTACGAGGCCGAGACGGCCTGGGACATCTGCACGACGGCGGCCCTGGGGATGCCGTACGAGAAGGCGCAGTGGCGGCAGGTGCGCACGCTGTCCGGGGGCGAGCAGAAGCGGCTGGTGCTGGAGTCGCTGCTGCGCGGCACGGACGAGGTGCTGCTGCTGGACGAGCCGGACAACTATCTGGACGTCCCCGGCAAGCGCTGGCTGGAGGAACAGCTCCGGCAGACCCGTAAGACGGTGCTGTTCGTCTCGCACGACCGGGAGCTGCTGGCCCGGGCCGCGGAGAAGATCGTCAGCGTCGAGCCGGGGCCCGCGGGCTCCGACGTCTGGGTGCACGGCGGCGGCTTCGACACCTACCACGCGGCGCGCAAGGAGCGCTTCGCCCGCTTCGAGGAGCTGCGGCGGCGCTGGGACGAGAAGCACGCACAGCTCAAGAAGCTGGTGGTCTCGCTGCGCCAGGCGGCCTCGGTCAGCCACGAGCTGGCCTCGCGCTACGCCGCGGCGCAGACCCGGCTGAAGAAGTTCGAGGAGGCCGGGCCGCCGCCGGAGCCGCCGCGTGAGCAGGACATCACCATGCGGCTGCGCGGTGGACGCACCGGGGTACGGGCGGTCACCTGCGAGGGGCTGGAGCTGACCGGCCTCATGAAGCCCTTCTCCCTGGAGATCTTCTACGGCGAGCGGGTCGCGGTTCTCGGCTCGAACGGGTCGGGCAAGTCCCACTTCCTGCGGCTGCTGGCCGGGGACGAGCAGAACCCCGTTGCGCACACCGGCAGCTGGAAGCTCGGCGCCCGCGTCGTCCCGGGGCACTTCGCGCAGACCCACGCCCACCCCGAGCTGATGGGCCGCACCCTGCTCGACATCCTGTGGACCGAGCACGCCAAGAACAAGGGGCAGGCCATGTCAGCGCTGCGCCGCTACGAGCTGGAGCAGCAGGCCGAGCAGCGCTTCGAACGGCTCTCCGGCGGCCAGCAGGCGCGCTTCCAGATCCTGCTGCTGGAGCTGTCCGGCACGACCGCGCTGCTGCTCGACGAGCCGACGGACAACCTGGACCTGGAGTCGGCCGAGGCGCTGCAGGAGGGGCTGGAGGCGTACGAGGGGACGGTGGTGGCGGTGACCCACGACCGGTGGTTCGCGCGCTCCTTCGACCGGTTCCTGGTGTTCGGCTCCGACGGGCTGGTGCGGGAGACGGCGGAGCCGGTGTGGGACGAGCGGCGGGTGGTGCGCGAGCGGTAG
- the rplM gene encoding 50S ribosomal protein L13, producing the protein MRTFSPKPGDVQRQWHIIDAQDVVLGRLATQAASLLRGKHKPVYAPHVDMGDFVIIVNADKVHLSGNKRTQKMAYRHSGFPGGLRSVRYDELLDKNPEKAVEKAIKGMLPKNTLGRQMLSKLKVYAGAEHPHAAQQPVPFEITQVAQ; encoded by the coding sequence GTGCGTACGTTCAGCCCCAAGCCCGGCGATGTCCAGCGCCAGTGGCACATCATTGACGCGCAGGACGTTGTCCTGGGCCGTCTGGCCACCCAGGCCGCGTCCCTCCTGCGGGGTAAGCACAAGCCCGTCTACGCGCCGCACGTCGACATGGGTGACTTCGTCATCATCGTCAACGCCGACAAGGTGCACCTGTCGGGCAACAAGCGGACCCAGAAGATGGCCTACCGCCACTCGGGCTTCCCGGGCGGTCTGCGCTCCGTCCGCTACGACGAGCTGCTCGACAAGAACCCCGAGAAGGCCGTCGAGAAGGCCATCAAGGGCATGCTCCCCAAGAACACCCTCGGCCGTCAGATGCTCTCGAAGCTGAAGGTCTACGCGGGCGCCGAGCACCCGCACGCTGCGCAGCAGCCGGTGCCGTTCGAGATCACCCAGGTCGCGCAGTAG